Proteins co-encoded in one Anopheles moucheti chromosome X, idAnoMoucSN_F20_07, whole genome shotgun sequence genomic window:
- the LOC128307081 gene encoding tether containing UBX domain for GLUT4 yields the protein MATRSVTVLTVHGRRQTVKVEPDMTMLEILETVCRKYNFPQDEYDLLHHNKVLDLTTMFRFAGIPNNALLEMAKAKQKRTENDVTVQLQLEDGARSENGTFKPSQTLLDVLVALCPARATAEAHPVLVYMRREVYWEQLATTTLKSLGLTRGRAALRLLQRRAEEPKIQANVSAPLHQTMCVEETIKPVTTVPLSEAPVAAAAADAAVTTSLPEESNPSASVPDPIVERAPQRIEETKAVEEVEAPQKVREAPALDTNSEQEQTDIPRPEAQIMVLGERDAVLYHASTAEREQAEVADSFFDLTVPEMMQLYKQLQDRVKSFEDAPLLTGELRELERNQQLLSNMSRYRQAVIRVQFPDRHILQGVFQVYETVGHVMEFVRRYLADSNEPFYLYTTPPKVVLQSTVPLLDAGCFPQVLLHFSYDKVSSDSTTAPVGFCLQPELLGRLSNATGASAVATRAKRNATGSAEPQKSTTPSSVEPTVSISNEPMVASSSNRIPHRNFRQSSSISDQSTSEREAKILRFLKK from the exons ATGGCGACCCGCTCTGTAACCGTGCTGACCGTGCATGGACGCCGCCAGACAGTAAAGGTGGAACCAGACATGACTATGCTAGAG ATACTGGAGACTGTCTGCCGTAAGTACAACTTCCCGCAAGATGAGTACGACCTGCTGCATCACAATAAGGTGCTCGACTTGACGACCATGTTCCGCTTTGCTGGCATTCCGAACAACGCCCTGCTGGAGATGGCCAAGGCAAAGCAAAAACGCACCGAAAACGACGTGACTGTTCAGCTGCAGCTGGAGGATGGTGCGCGTAGCGAGAACGGAACGTTTAAACCGTCGCAAACGTTGTTGGACGTGTTGGTAGCTCTCTGCCCGGCGAGAGCCACGGCCGAAGCACATCCCGTCCTGGTATACATGCGAAGGGAGGTATACTGGGAGCAGCTAGCGACAACCACCCTGAAAAGCCTCGGGCTGACACGGGGTAGGGCAGCGCTCCGATTGCTGCAGCGCCGTGCGGAAGAGCCAAAAATTCAGGCCAATGTTTCGGCACCATTACATCAAACGATGTGCGTGGAAGAAACCATCAAACCAGTCACGACTGTGCCTTTGAGTGAAGcgcctgttgctgctgccgcggctgatgctgctgttacGACGAGTTTACCAGAAGAATCTAACCCTTCTGCCTCTGTGCCTGATCCGATTGTGGAGCGAGCTCCACAACGAATCGAAGAAACGAAAGCTGTCGAGGAAGTGGAAGCACCGCAGAAAGTGAGGGAAGCACCAGCGCTAGATACAAATAGCGAACAGGAACAGACCGATATACCAAGACCTGAAGCGCAAATAATGGTGCTGGGCGAACGGGACGCCGTGCTTTACCACGCATCTACGGCGGAACGCGAACAGGCCGAGGTGGCAGACTCCTTCTTTGACCTAACCGTGCCGGAAATGATGCAGCTGTACAAGCAGCTGCAAGATCGTGTTAAGTCGTTTGAAGATGCTCCTCTGTTGACGGGAGAGCTGCGCGAGCTGGAGCGAAATCAGCAACTGCTAAGTAATATGAGCAGGTACCGGCAGGCGGTAATAAGGGTACAATTTCCCGACCGTCACATTCTACAGGGAGTGTTTCAAGTATACGAGACGGTAGGGCATGTGATGGAGTTTGTGCGGCGTTATCTAGCCGATTCGAATGAACCATTTTACCTGT ATACTACACCGCCAAAGGTGGTATTGCAGTCGACGGTTCCGTTGCTGGATGCTGGTTGCTTTCCGCAAGTGTTGCTACATTTCAGTTATGATAAAGTATCTAGTGACAGTACGACCGCTCCTGTCGGGTTCTGTCTGCAGCCGGAACTACTCGGACGCCTTTCGAACGCAACCGGAGCGTCAGCCGTTGCTACACGTGCAAAACGAAATGCTACTGGCAGCGCAGAGCCGCAAAAAAGCACAACTCCCAGCAGCGTTGAGCCTACGGTTAGCATCTCCAACGAACCGATGGTGGCCAGTTCATCCAACCGCATACCACATCGTAACTTCCGACAATCATCATCCATCTCCGATCAATCGACGAGCGAACGTGAGGCGAAGATATTGAGGTTTTTGAAAAAGTAG